The stretch of DNA AGCGTCGTTTATGGAAATTTTGCCAAACCAAGATTACTTTTACCCAGCctttacgaaaaaaaattaatattaatttcagaTGGCTCCAGTGTTTTTCGACTATGAACGCACAGAATTCGGATTGAAGAAAGTTCACATGGCATTGGACGTTTTGGAAACGTATTTTGAGAGATCGGGAACCAGTTACGCGGCGGCGAATCACTTAACTATCGCAGATTTTCCTCTCATTAACACCAATATGACTATGGAAGCTATTGGTCTGGACTTCAGCAAATATAAAAGGGTAAATTTTGATTTGTTTATCTGAATCTCTGTGTCAGATTTCAATGAAATCAGTAGTAACTATAAGTAAGTACACTTTAAATTCTAGGTCtaaaaaattttgtattttgataTTGTAGGTTTAAATTTTTGGACATAAAGTGATAATGAATTATCATAGGTACTTAGGAGGTCTTGCGGAGGAGGGTTGCTTTAATTAAACAAGATAATACCTCGTTGAAAAcaagtttaatattatattgtgatgGTTTTTACAGATCTCCAAGTGGTACAATGATTTTAAGAAGAATTATCCTGAACTTTGGAAGATCTCTGAAGGTGCGATGAAGGAAGTTCAATACTTCATGGAGAACCCTCCTGATTTAACACATTTGAATCATCCAATACACCCGGcgcgaaaaattaaaaaataaatgtattctAGGTTGGTAATCCTTTTTTCTGATCCTTTAAACCTTTTAGGAAACACATCTCTTCATAAAGCCCAAGCAGGAATGGGAGCAGCAATCGCTGTTGTTATtacactgaaaaaaaaatttgcataaATTCCCTTTACCCATCCTGAAACAGCTACCCTAGGGTGTACATTCAGACATACGTTTCTGAGTATACACCCTAGCTAGGGTGTAGATAGAGTATGGTAGGTGTTTTAGGGTGGACAACGATTAAGGAAAAGGGGCTATATCTTCGATATTATTCAGCACGTACCCAACCTTCGATTCCATATACGTGATGATGAATTATCAATATCATCATGCGAAATCATAATCAAGTACAAAGTCAATatcaaatagtaggtaccttgtTGTGGAAGGCTCAGTAAGCAAATTGATGTTCGAGGCAAGGTAAGCCTCGAATATCAATTTCGAAATTCGAATAAATTacttagataaaaatattacatagaaaaaaaatcaatttatatTCCTATCCCAAAACAGATATTGTAGGGTTTAAGCTCGGTAGCATGCATCTAACTACTCTGGACTAAAAAATGATTGTAAGTATCATACAAATTCCAATAAAATGGGGTGGATAAAATATGGGCACGCGTTTCCGACTTACGTACCTACGTCTGACTTTCACAAGACTTAGGGTTAAATAGGGTGGATTAACGGAATAAACCAAACATACTACCTCtgacagattattattattatttaaaactagctgatgcccgcagcttcgcccgcgtggattggtcagatcccctgcagcatcaggattgaggagttggactccaaattttttatgaaacaatgtcgcaaagttcctctatcgattaaaaaagaaatgacgcaaatcggttcagaaatctcggagatttcggtgtacataggtagaaaaacacaactccctttttgaaagtcggttaaaaaagtagcctattttacgccctggtcaatcctctacttgcctgtgaaagtcccgtcaaaatcggttcagccgttccaaagattagccttttcaaacagacagacagacagacagacagacagacaaaaattttgaaaacgtgtgattcagttatggtatcgttcaaataaccatatgagcttaatatgaggtagttatttcgaaattacagacagacactccaattttatttattagtatagaaaccgtaaaagtgcgagtcagactcgcgcaccgagggttccgtactcgggcatttttccgacattttgcacgataaatcaaaaactattaagcaaaaaaacctgttttagaaggtacaagtaggtacagccgtttcatatgataccctacttagtatagttatcttactttgaaaattgaaacactttttaatttttgtttctgtggtgtaaccacaaattcacggtttttggatttatttttgtacttgcgctataagatctacctacctgcctttcatgattccaggtcaacgggaagtaccctataggttttcttgacagacacaacagacggacatacagacaggtagatagacagacagacacgacgaacggactgacagacagacagactacaaagtgaacctataagggttccgtttttccttttgaggtacggaatcctaaaaatactGCTGATACGACAATACGACACAAATGTCCTAGTTGGTAAAATACACTTACAAATTCTCCAATTTCTGCGCACTTTTTGTAAACCCTTAAAAGATATTCCATAGGGGTTTCCTCAACACTCAaactattattttcaatttgaaGAGGCATCGGTACGTCCTCTAAAACTATGATTATTCTATTCGTTAAATATGCATTCACATTGTAACTAGCAAAAACAATAACAACGAACAATGCAAAAACCATGCGAGTCATGGTaactagataagtaggtatttacaaaTTCAAGTTATGCCTCGACGCGCGGAGCTTGTTGGCGACTGATGTAGTAAGAGGAAACAGCAAACAACATATAAAATGATTCATAAAAGCTATACTTATTTATCCTATATGCAAATACCTAGCATGCTATAGCGCACACTGTGAGTGGGTAGAGATAAGTAAGTtcgtttttaaaagttttttagggttacgtacctgaaaaggaaaaacagaacccttataggatcactttgttgtctgtctgtctgtcaagaaaacctatagggtacttaccgttgacctagaatcatgaaatatggccggtaggtaggttttatagcacaagtaaaggaaaaatccgaaaaccgtgaatttgtggtaacatatCACACAAAAGAATGCAGGATGTAATTAgattgaaattgtttttctttttaatgagaaaaaaaaaaattattttacaattcatttattttttgtaacatttaATTAGTGATGAtcgataattattttaattcgtAAACGGAGTTTCTTTCATTTAGGTATAATCAAATAcctaattacatattattaacctTTCTACAATAAACTAGTTAATTATAAAGAgaaaacctttgtatttttgtatgtttgtattgaataggctcaaaaactactggaccgatttcaaaatttcttttaccattacttagagggattcttccgaatccatataggctatattttatcccggaaaatagataggatttttcatggtagtgaaaattgtggagtaaggcgtcgaaaaaactgccgtacgttaacgattctcgcgaacgctgcctaaatggttagagatgtatggttggcttctatagaaaagttgtagaattcaataatgcctacaaaaaagtccgcgatagtataaaccaaacatttatattttagccattataaccacttttccatagaataaaagtaattaaaattattattagcctatgtttattgatcatattatcgtcaaatactaatccttatccaaataaactatttattgagcaagattgtttcaatagctataaattactttttattttattccaatcggACAATCCATTCAAAAGATATTACGAATTTAAAATTGTCGCACGACTCGCACGGCGAAACCGCAGGGGAGGGGGGTGCACATCTATGAAGCAGGTTATTTGTAAAATCGGTACATAAGCCGTGGACTTTAACTATGTTATTTTacgataaattataactttgacttgcacccgtgcgaagccggggcgggccgcTAGTCTACAATAAATTGGTATCCCAAACATAGATTCAGCATTTATCTTAAATTTTATCTGAAATCTGAAGATAACAGGTGATAACAGCAAATCGTAATCAGCGCGTCGACCGAGGCCAAGAGGCCAAGTGAAAGGATTCAGTTCAATTCAGTCGATTGGTGTTGATATCATAACGGGTGTGATTTGTGAACGTCCACTTATTAAAATAAGGTTTGTATTAAAaaactttgttttaaaattcaTCGTAGCTAATAATGTATGGTAGTTATTTGATAGAGTGTAAATTGGAATAAACTTAGTAAATATGAGTAGtgagtactaagtaggtaactagataATCGTTGCTAGTTCTCCTACAGAATTATCATGGTAACTAGCTGTTGCCATGATaccgtggatttagatttttaaaaatcccatggaatcgttttaattttctgggataaaggtAGCCTAAGTATCTGGTCACTCTTCAGCTCGTTTACTatgcccatgcaaaaaatcatgtctaTCT from Maniola jurtina chromosome 10, ilManJurt1.1, whole genome shotgun sequence encodes:
- the LOC123868958 gene encoding glutathione S-transferase 1-1-like isoform X1, which produces MVLKLYGVSDGPPSISVRQALTLLEIPFELINVDYGQGEHMTAEYAKMNPQKEIPVLDDDGFFLSESNAILQYICDKYKPGSDLYPQEPKARAIVNHRLCFNLSTYYANISAYTMAPVFFDYERTEFGLKKVHMALDVLETYFERSGTSYAAANHLTIADFPLINTNMTMEAIGLDFSKYKRISKWYNDFKKNYPELWKISEGAMKEVQYFMENPPDLTHLNHPIHPARKIKK
- the LOC123868958 gene encoding glutathione S-transferase 1-1-like isoform X2, which gives rise to MVLKLYGVSDGPPSISVRQALTLLEIPFELINVDYGQGEHMTAEYAKMNPQKEIPVLDDDGFFLSESNAILQYICDKYKPGSDLYPQEPKARAIVNHRLCFNLSTYYANISAYTVAPVFFDYERTEFGLKKVHMALDVLETYFERSGTSYAAANHLTIADFPLINTNMTMEAIGLDFSKYKRISKWYNDFKKNYPELWKISEGAMKEVQYFMENPPDLTHLNHPIHPARKIKK